The following proteins are encoded in a genomic region of Actinomadura sp. NAK00032:
- a CDS encoding Ppx/GppA phosphatase family protein: MRLGVLDVGSNTVHLLVVDAHRGARPLPAYSHKAELRLAAHLDGDDRLSEEGEALLRDFVDEALRVAEDKGVEDLVAFATSAVRDAANGEDVLARIRDGRDIDIRALSGEEEARLTFLAVRRWFGWSSGRLLVVDIGGGSLEIASGIDEEPDVAISLPLGAGRLTRDRFTADPPPAEEIRELRRHVRAEIARRVGDVARYGPADHAVATSKTFKQLARIAGAAPSAEGPFQRRTLADADVTDWAEKLAPMPSAERAELPGVSESRAEQLLAGAIVADAAMDLFGLAELEICPWALREGVILRRLDKITG; encoded by the coding sequence ATGCGACTCGGCGTGCTGGACGTGGGATCGAACACCGTGCACCTGCTGGTGGTCGACGCCCACCGGGGGGCGCGGCCCCTGCCCGCGTACTCCCACAAGGCCGAGCTGCGGCTCGCCGCCCATCTGGACGGCGACGACCGCCTGTCGGAGGAGGGCGAGGCGCTGCTGCGCGACTTCGTCGACGAGGCGCTGCGGGTCGCCGAGGACAAGGGCGTCGAGGACCTGGTCGCGTTCGCCACCTCCGCCGTCCGCGACGCAGCCAACGGCGAGGACGTGCTGGCCCGCATCCGGGACGGCCGGGACATCGACATCCGCGCGCTGTCCGGCGAGGAGGAGGCGCGGCTGACGTTCCTCGCCGTCCGGCGCTGGTTCGGCTGGTCGTCGGGGCGGCTGCTGGTGGTCGACATCGGCGGCGGCTCGCTGGAGATCGCGTCCGGCATCGACGAGGAGCCGGACGTGGCGATCTCGCTGCCGCTCGGCGCGGGCCGGCTCACCCGCGACCGGTTCACCGCCGACCCGCCGCCCGCCGAGGAGATCCGCGAGCTGCGCCGGCACGTGCGGGCGGAGATCGCCCGGCGGGTCGGCGACGTCGCCCGGTACGGGCCCGCCGACCACGCGGTGGCCACGTCCAAGACGTTCAAGCAGCTCGCCCGGATCGCCGGGGCCGCGCCGTCCGCCGAGGGGCCCTTCCAGCGCCGCACCCTGGCGGACGCCGACGTGACCGACTGGGCGGAGAAGCTCGCGCCGATGCCGTCCGCCGAGCGCGCCGAGCTGCCCGGCGTGTCGGAGAGCCGCGCCGAACAGCTGCTCGCGGGCGCGATCGTCGCGGACGCCGCGATGGACCTGTTCGGGCTGGCCGAGCTGGAGATCTGCCCGTGGGCGCTGCGCGAGGGCGTCATCCTGCGCCGGCTCGACAAGATCACCGGCTGA
- a CDS encoding ribokinase yields MDERWDVVVVGSVNADFVVGVDRRPAPGETVLGGDLAVHPGGKGANQAVAAARLGGRAALVGRVGDDGHGELLRGALASAGVGLDHLAATPGVPTGVALITVGPDGDNSIIVSPGANARLGPADVAAARDLIAAAPVVSFQLEVPLPAVEAAARVAGGRVVLNLSPPAPVPADLLARCDPLVVNEHEAAFLLDGAHGDPRDTAAALARSGPRSAVVTLGADGAVVADGDGATAVPAPETDAVDTTGAGDAFTAALCLRLARGDALRDAARYAARAGAAAVRRRGAQSSFPTPAELPAP; encoded by the coding sequence GTGGATGAGCGCTGGGACGTCGTCGTCGTCGGATCGGTCAACGCGGACTTCGTGGTCGGCGTCGACCGGCGGCCCGCGCCCGGAGAGACCGTCCTCGGCGGCGACCTCGCCGTCCACCCGGGCGGCAAGGGCGCCAACCAGGCGGTCGCGGCGGCGCGGCTCGGCGGCCGGGCCGCGCTCGTCGGGCGGGTCGGCGACGACGGGCACGGCGAGCTGCTGCGCGGCGCGCTCGCCTCGGCCGGGGTCGGCCTGGACCACCTGGCGGCCACGCCCGGCGTGCCGACCGGCGTCGCGCTGATCACCGTCGGGCCGGACGGCGACAACAGCATCATCGTCTCGCCGGGCGCCAACGCCCGGCTCGGGCCAGCCGACGTCGCCGCCGCCCGCGACCTGATCGCCGCCGCGCCGGTCGTGTCGTTCCAGCTGGAGGTGCCGCTGCCCGCCGTGGAGGCCGCCGCCCGCGTCGCCGGCGGGCGCGTCGTGCTCAACCTGTCGCCGCCCGCGCCCGTCCCGGCCGACCTGCTCGCCCGCTGCGACCCGCTCGTCGTCAACGAGCACGAGGCCGCGTTCCTCCTCGACGGCGCGCACGGCGACCCCCGGGACACGGCCGCCGCGCTCGCCCGCTCCGGGCCCCGCTCGGCCGTCGTCACGCTCGGCGCGGACGGCGCCGTGGTCGCCGACGGCGACGGCGCCACCGCGGTCCCCGCGCCGGAGACCGACGCCGTCGACACGACCGGCGCCGGCGACGCCTTCACCGCCGCGCTCTGCCTGCGCCTCGCCCGCGGCGACGCGCTGCGCGACGCCGCCCGGTACGCGGCCCGCGCGGGCGCCGCCGCCGTCCGGCGGCGCGGCGCGCAGAGCTCCTTCCCGACCCCGGCGGAGCTGCCCGCGCCCTAG
- a CDS encoding PH domain-containing protein, which translates to MAVKCAAAAAVTALIVLYSHDPQFLFLAAAAAIGLNGLALRDLVAPVRLAADGDGLTVVAGYAGHRRIPWEDVTAIRVDERRRLLLHTRMLEIETADDLHLLSAFDLGSDVHDVADELYRLRARTSR; encoded by the coding sequence GTGGCGGTGAAGTGCGCCGCCGCCGCGGCCGTCACGGCGCTCATCGTCCTCTACAGCCACGACCCCCAGTTCCTGTTCCTCGCGGCCGCCGCGGCGATCGGGCTGAACGGGCTCGCGCTGCGCGACCTGGTCGCGCCGGTCCGGCTCGCCGCCGACGGGGACGGCCTCACGGTCGTGGCCGGCTACGCGGGGCACCGCCGCATCCCGTGGGAGGACGTCACCGCGATCCGGGTCGACGAGCGGCGCCGGCTGCTGCTGCACACCCGGATGCTGGAGATCGAGACCGCCGACGACCTGCATCTGCTCAGCGCGTTCGACCTCGGCTCCGACGTCCACGACGTCGCCGACGAGCTGTACCGGCTGCGGGCCCGCACGAGCCGCTAG
- a CDS encoding aldo/keto reductase: MPRLGFGVFQVGDDEAERAVATALENGYRSIDTASAYQNEEGVGRALRASGLPRDELFVTTKLWNSEQGHDNALRACEASLSRLGLDRLDLYLIHWPMPGRGLYLETWRALEKLKADGRVRSIGVSNFTVETLRRIIGEADVVPAVNQIELHPYFQQDGLRAFHRDHGIRTEAWAPLGQGHGLLDDPALARIAEAHGRTPAQVVLRWHLDIGNIVIPKSVTPSRIAENIDVFGFELTPDDLRAIGELDKGIRVGPDPATFESA; the protein is encoded by the coding sequence ATGCCGCGGCTCGGCTTCGGGGTGTTCCAGGTCGGCGACGACGAAGCCGAGCGCGCGGTCGCGACCGCGCTGGAGAACGGCTACCGCAGCATCGACACGGCGAGCGCCTACCAGAACGAGGAGGGCGTCGGGCGCGCGCTGCGCGCCTCGGGCCTGCCCCGCGACGAGCTGTTCGTCACGACCAAGCTGTGGAACAGCGAGCAGGGCCACGACAACGCCCTGCGCGCCTGCGAGGCGAGCCTGTCCCGGCTCGGCCTGGACCGGCTGGACCTCTACCTGATCCACTGGCCCATGCCCGGCCGCGGCCTCTACCTGGAGACCTGGCGGGCGCTGGAGAAGCTCAAGGCGGACGGGCGGGTCCGCTCGATCGGGGTGTCCAACTTCACCGTGGAGACGCTGCGGCGGATCATCGGCGAGGCCGACGTCGTCCCGGCGGTCAACCAGATCGAGCTGCACCCGTACTTCCAGCAGGACGGGCTGCGCGCGTTCCACCGCGACCACGGCATCCGCACCGAGGCGTGGGCGCCGCTCGGGCAGGGCCACGGCCTGCTGGACGACCCGGCGCTCGCCCGCATCGCCGAGGCCCACGGGCGCACCCCGGCGCAGGTCGTCCTGCGCTGGCACCTGGACATCGGCAATATCGTCATCCCGAAGTCGGTCACGCCGTCCCGGATCGCCGAGAACATCGACGTGTTCGGGTTCGAGCTGACCCCGGACGACCTGCGCGCGATCGGGGAGCTGGACAAGGGCATCCGCGTCGGCCCCGACCCGGCGACCTTCGAGTCGGCCTAG
- a CDS encoding TetR/AcrR family transcriptional regulator codes for MAKTIEGPRNARSRRTREAALAATREILERDGFEALTMAAVAERAGVSRQGLYLHFSSRGDLVTALFGYMAEQEGLHASLAPVREAPDAVCALRAWARHLASYHPRLIAVDRAIDRVRHTDPDAARHRATVDEKQLGTCRRLAERLAAEGRLAPHWTPGTAADMLWGLIATDVFERLLTGREWTREALADHLAAMYEATFVSGPGGPAAGG; via the coding sequence ATGGCGAAGACGATCGAGGGGCCGCGGAACGCGCGCAGCCGGCGGACCCGCGAGGCCGCGCTGGCGGCGACCCGGGAGATCCTGGAGCGGGACGGCTTCGAGGCGCTCACGATGGCGGCGGTCGCCGAGCGCGCCGGGGTGTCGCGGCAGGGCCTCTACCTGCACTTCTCCTCACGCGGCGACCTCGTGACCGCGCTGTTCGGCTACATGGCCGAGCAGGAGGGCCTGCACGCCTCGCTCGCGCCGGTGCGGGAGGCGCCCGACGCGGTCTGCGCGCTGCGCGCCTGGGCCCGCCACCTGGCCTCCTACCACCCGCGCCTGATCGCCGTGGACCGCGCGATCGACCGCGTCCGGCACACCGACCCCGACGCCGCGCGGCACCGGGCGACCGTCGACGAGAAGCAGCTCGGCACCTGCCGCCGCCTCGCCGAGCGTCTCGCCGCCGAGGGCCGCCTCGCCCCGCACTGGACGCCCGGGACGGCCGCCGACATGCTCTGGGGCCTCATCGCCACGGACGTCTTCGAGCGGCTGCTCACCGGGCGCGAATGGACGCGCGAGGCCCTCGCGGACCACCTCGCCGCGATGTACGAGGCGACGTTCGTGAGCGGGCCCGGCGGCCCCGCCGCCGGCGGCTAG
- a CDS encoding MarR family winged helix-turn-helix transcriptional regulator, protein MTKIEENTGRRVPDLGMLAGRLMRVLQDELFQRLAEQGHPDVRPRHGTVLAFLDAEGMRATELSARSGQHKQIVGTIVDELAALGYVRREPDPADRRAKRIVPTEHGLDEIAKARAILADIEDRHRRTLGDAAFTAFKDAFQRIARDQSAWREQGGG, encoded by the coding sequence GTGACTAAAATTGAGGAGAACACCGGGCGCCGGGTGCCCGACCTGGGCATGCTCGCGGGACGGCTGATGCGCGTCCTCCAGGACGAGCTGTTCCAGCGGCTCGCCGAGCAGGGGCACCCGGACGTCCGGCCCCGGCACGGCACCGTGCTCGCCTTCCTCGACGCCGAGGGCATGCGCGCCACCGAGCTGTCGGCCCGGTCGGGCCAGCACAAGCAGATCGTCGGCACGATCGTGGACGAGCTGGCCGCGCTCGGCTACGTCCGCCGCGAACCCGACCCGGCCGACCGGCGCGCGAAGCGGATCGTCCCCACCGAGCACGGCCTCGACGAGATCGCCAAGGCCCGCGCCATCCTCGCCGACATCGAGGACCGGCACCGGCGCACCCTCGGCGACGCGGCGTTCACCGCCTTCAAGGACGCCTTCCAGCGGATCGCCCGCGACCAGAGCGCCTGGCGGGAGCAGGGCGGGGGGTGA
- a CDS encoding MFS transporter translates to MNRWRLVAAAGIAVFMAQLDVTVVNVVLPTIEHEFGTGPSVAEWVVLGYVLPLIALTLPGGRWLDQVGHRAALTFSVAGFGAASAAVGLAPGIGWLIGARVLQGAFAALLLALVPVLTTVAVRPEMRGRAMAVVMTLGPLGGVTGPAVGGLVIERLGWSWIFFLNVPVSLLVIAAGRPALAAGARPRPPGRARLAETALLGGAAATLLLALSLSAGHGPAWLALAPAAVPFALAWRRLPDSRPVRALVGSPGMAGPHLALAAEMAAVMSVQFLIPFHLQRSGTASPAEIGLTMLAFPAAVLATGPAAGALADRAGARAVALAGAAAVTAGLVLLLPIGAGWGPADLAWRLAVAGAGAGLFAGPNQALAMARAPRDLLATTGATTSLARQIGVALGPALATATWSLTGYGVPGMRAALGAAAVLAAASVLAQLDPRALRTATPPTATERHGA, encoded by the coding sequence ATGAACCGCTGGCGGCTGGTGGCGGCGGCCGGGATCGCGGTCTTCATGGCCCAGCTCGACGTGACCGTGGTCAACGTCGTGCTTCCGACCATCGAGCACGAGTTCGGCACCGGGCCGAGCGTGGCCGAATGGGTCGTGCTGGGCTACGTGCTGCCGCTGATCGCCCTGACGCTGCCCGGCGGGCGCTGGCTCGACCAGGTCGGGCACCGCGCCGCGCTCACGTTCTCGGTCGCCGGGTTCGGCGCCGCGAGCGCGGCCGTCGGCCTCGCGCCCGGCATCGGCTGGCTGATCGGCGCCCGGGTGCTCCAGGGCGCGTTCGCGGCCCTGCTGCTCGCGCTCGTCCCGGTGCTCACGACGGTCGCGGTCCGGCCGGAGATGCGCGGCCGGGCGATGGCGGTCGTGATGACGCTCGGCCCGCTCGGCGGCGTCACCGGGCCCGCCGTGGGCGGCCTGGTCATCGAGCGGCTCGGCTGGTCCTGGATCTTCTTCCTGAACGTGCCGGTGAGCCTGCTGGTCATCGCCGCGGGCCGTCCCGCGCTGGCCGCGGGCGCGCGGCCGCGCCCGCCCGGCAGGGCCCGGCTCGCCGAGACGGCCCTGCTCGGCGGTGCGGCGGCCACCCTGCTGCTCGCGCTGTCGCTGAGCGCCGGGCACGGCCCGGCCTGGCTGGCGCTGGCCCCCGCCGCCGTGCCGTTCGCGCTGGCCTGGCGGCGGCTCCCCGACAGCCGCCCGGTACGCGCGCTGGTCGGATCGCCCGGGATGGCGGGCCCGCACCTGGCGCTGGCGGCGGAGATGGCCGCCGTCATGAGCGTGCAGTTCCTCATCCCGTTCCACCTGCAGCGGTCCGGGACGGCCTCGCCCGCCGAGATCGGCCTGACGATGCTCGCCTTCCCGGCGGCGGTGCTGGCCACCGGCCCGGCGGCCGGCGCGCTCGCCGACCGGGCCGGCGCCCGCGCCGTCGCGCTCGCGGGCGCCGCCGCCGTCACCGCCGGGCTCGTCCTGCTGCTCCCGATCGGCGCCGGCTGGGGGCCCGCCGACCTGGCCTGGCGGCTGGCCGTGGCGGGCGCCGGGGCCGGGCTGTTCGCCGGCCCCAACCAGGCCCTCGCGATGGCGCGGGCGCCGCGCGACCTGCTCGCCACCACCGGCGCCACCACCAGCCTGGCCCGGCAGATCGGCGTCGCGCTGGGCCCGGCGCTGGCCACCGCGACCTGGTCGCTCACCGGCTACGGCGTCCCCGGGATGCGCGCCGCGCTCGGCGCCGCCGCCGTCCTCGCCGCGGCCAGCGTCCTGGCGCAGCTCGACCCCCGCGCCCTCCGCACCGCGACCCCGCCGACCGCCACGGAACGTCACGGAGCGTAA
- a CDS encoding protein kinase: MDGPKAPSLRELRPDDPTRIGRYRIEAKIGEGGMGAVYLGRDEAGRAVAVKVVRAELAGDRTFLDRFHDEAANAQRVASFCTAQVLEHGADLGLAYLVTEYIDGPSLLEHVTGKGALSPGMLHGVAVGVAAALVAIHSAGLVHRDLKPSNVLLSISGPRVIDFGIARALDMASAHTRTGQVVGTPGWIAPEQITTQQVTPAVDVFAWGCLVAYAASGRNPFGQGSFQLLAARAVHADPEVGDLPPALAGLVRAALLKDPGARPTARDLLLALVGGAGEAAVTTELGESWTPPAPQLPVPQQPAPEPPVPQPPVPQPPVPQPPVPEPRTAREYEVPPPVLPTTAAPAGGSGRGRSGRSRRPVLIASTTAAVLLAAAVAGGVHYLTRPSGGTGAAADGAFPKGPMLVRVDTAPGWPKTCHGDIGLFSPGDGSVRTLVKGPACDMLPERSPDGKRVAFTRMDARSGEAWVMNADGTGARKVAGIVRGTRVTWSPDGTRLAYLGERNGVRQIFAIALEGGAITRLTSDDSAKDDPMWSSTNRIVFWSRRDGGAEQVYSMDADRPGGAWTRLTADGVRAVDPEWSPDGSKIAYVRGKGTESDIWVMNADGSGAHALTSGTVRDMDPAWSGDGRWLCYVRGAVTDPVIHAVRADGTGDRVLTPAGRVLGHPDW; this comes from the coding sequence ATGGACGGGCCGAAGGCGCCCTCCCTGCGCGAGCTGCGGCCGGACGACCCCACCCGGATCGGCCGGTACCGGATCGAGGCCAAGATCGGCGAGGGCGGGATGGGCGCCGTCTACCTCGGCCGCGACGAGGCCGGCCGCGCCGTCGCGGTGAAGGTCGTGCGCGCGGAGCTGGCCGGCGACCGGACGTTCCTCGACCGGTTCCACGACGAGGCCGCGAACGCGCAGCGGGTCGCGTCGTTCTGCACCGCGCAGGTCCTGGAGCACGGCGCGGACCTCGGCCTCGCCTACCTGGTCACCGAGTACATCGACGGACCGTCGCTGCTGGAGCACGTCACCGGGAAGGGCGCGCTGTCGCCGGGGATGCTGCACGGCGTCGCGGTCGGCGTCGCCGCCGCGCTCGTCGCCATCCACAGCGCGGGGCTGGTGCACCGCGACCTGAAGCCGAGCAACGTGCTGCTGTCCATCTCCGGTCCGCGCGTGATCGACTTCGGCATCGCCCGCGCGCTGGACATGGCCTCCGCCCACACCCGGACCGGGCAGGTCGTCGGCACGCCCGGCTGGATCGCGCCCGAGCAGATCACGACGCAGCAGGTCACCCCGGCGGTGGACGTGTTCGCGTGGGGCTGCCTCGTCGCCTACGCGGCGAGCGGCCGCAACCCGTTCGGGCAGGGTTCGTTCCAGCTCCTCGCGGCCCGCGCCGTGCACGCCGACCCCGAGGTCGGCGACCTGCCGCCCGCGCTCGCCGGGCTCGTCCGGGCGGCGCTGCTGAAGGACCCGGGCGCCCGGCCGACGGCCCGCGACCTGCTGCTCGCGCTGGTCGGCGGCGCCGGCGAGGCCGCCGTGACGACCGAGCTGGGCGAGTCGTGGACGCCGCCCGCACCGCAGCTGCCCGTCCCGCAACAGCCCGCCCCGGAGCCGCCCGTCCCACAGCCGCCCGTCCCACAGCCGCCCGTACCGCAGCCGCCGGTTCCCGAGCCGCGCACCGCACGCGAGTACGAGGTGCCGCCGCCCGTCCTGCCCACGACCGCGGCACCGGCCGGCGGCTCCGGTCGCGGGCGGAGCGGGCGCTCCAGGCGTCCGGTGCTCATCGCCTCCACCACGGCGGCGGTGCTGCTCGCCGCGGCCGTGGCGGGCGGCGTCCACTACCTGACCCGGCCGTCCGGCGGCACCGGCGCCGCGGCGGACGGCGCGTTCCCGAAGGGGCCGATGCTGGTGCGCGTCGACACCGCGCCCGGCTGGCCGAAGACGTGCCACGGCGACATCGGCCTCTTCTCGCCCGGCGACGGGTCCGTGCGGACGCTCGTCAAGGGACCGGCCTGCGACATGCTGCCCGAGCGGTCACCGGACGGGAAGCGCGTGGCGTTCACCCGGATGGACGCGCGCAGTGGCGAGGCGTGGGTGATGAACGCCGACGGCACCGGCGCCCGCAAGGTGGCCGGCATCGTGCGCGGCACCCGGGTGACGTGGTCGCCCGACGGCACCCGCCTCGCCTACCTGGGCGAGCGGAACGGCGTCCGGCAGATCTTCGCGATCGCGTTGGAGGGCGGCGCGATCACCCGGCTGACCAGCGACGACTCGGCGAAGGACGACCCGATGTGGTCGTCCACGAACCGGATCGTGTTCTGGAGCAGGCGCGACGGCGGCGCCGAGCAGGTCTACTCCATGGACGCGGACCGGCCGGGCGGCGCCTGGACGCGGCTGACCGCCGACGGGGTGCGCGCGGTGGACCCCGAATGGTCCCCCGACGGCTCCAAGATCGCCTACGTGCGGGGCAAGGGCACCGAGAGCGACATCTGGGTGATGAACGCCGACGGGTCCGGCGCGCACGCGCTGACGTCCGGGACCGTCCGCGACATGGACCCGGCGTGGTCGGGCGACGGCCGCTGGCTCTGCTACGTGCGCGGCGCCGTCACCGACCCGGTGATCCACGCGGTCCGCGCGGACGGCACCGGCGACCGCGTCCTCACCCCCGCGGGCCGCGTCCTCGGCCACCCGGACTGGTAG